In a single window of the Mugil cephalus isolate CIBA_MC_2020 chromosome 6, CIBA_Mcephalus_1.1, whole genome shotgun sequence genome:
- the cldn34a gene encoding claudin-34, which translates to MYLAHTAHWQFMGLMFGTLAWILIMATAGLNDWRMWNVANVSVIDSGVAWVGIWRSCFYSHLLPSMENCYTMSISDPYVPTEISVAQVLMMLAVTSGLAANITAIVAMRMVYFTMHYRRNIRLVFVLAGALYLITGTLPLVPLVWTLSAVLNNSTIDFPPESHFPSAPVRQHAGMAIAVGISASILMILSGLVFLCYRYAWRDLSSAAPWQHRVDRTEAGLPQKPGLSYGKNHGIDNPVFRSEQIS; encoded by the coding sequence ATGTACCTGGCCCACACGGCTCACTGGCAGTTCATGGGCCTGATGTTCGGGACCCTGGCGTGGATTCTCATCATGGCCACGGCCGGCCTCAACGACTGGCGCATGTGGAACGTGGCCAACGTGTCGGTCATCGACTCGGGCGTGGCCTGGGTGGGAATCTGGAGGTCGTGCTTCTACAGCCACCTGCTCCCCAGCATGGAGAACTGTTACACCATGAGCATCTCGGACCCCTACGTCCCGACGGAGATCTCCGTGGCTCAGGTGCTGATGATGCTGGCCGTGACCTCCGGCCTGGCGGCGAACATCACCGCCATCGTGGCCATGAGGATGGTTTACTTCACCATGCATTACCGTAGGAACATCAGGCTGGTGTTTGTGCTGGCCGGAGCCCTGTACCTGATCACGGGGACGCTGCCACTGGTGCCGCTGGTGTGGACCCTGAGCGCCGTGCTGAACAACAGCACCATAGACTTTCCCCCCGAGTCCCATTTCCCATCTGCTCCGGTCAGGCAGCACGCCGGCATGGCCATAGCGGTTGGCATCTCCGCCTCCATCCTGATGATCTTGAGCGGCCTGGTTTTCCTCTGCTACCGGTACGCGTGGCGAGACTTGAGCTCGGCGGCCCCCTGGCAGCACCGCGTCGACCGTACAGAGGCCGGACTGCCCCAGAAACCTGGACTGTCATACGGAAAGAATCATGGCATCGATAATCCCGTGTTCCGCAGTGAACAAATCTCATGA